From the genome of Alphaproteobacteria bacterium, one region includes:
- a CDS encoding NAD-glutamate dehydrogenase, producing the protein DGLTSVLSDVRAAVEDWREMRARIGDLLAHLDGVELPLPPPEVAEAKEFLRWVEDNHFTFLGYREYDFVGAGDAAKMEVTPSTGLGILRDDTELVYRGRRNMSALPPDVQAFLRQPMLLTVNKSDRRSTVHRSTYLDVLTIKKFGDKDEVTGERIFIGLFTSAAYNRIPRDIPLLRRKVANVVSRCGFAPNSHDGKALLHILETYPRDELFQIEEGELFDISMDILHLQERQRIALFVRKDPFERFVSCLVYVPRDRYNTELRERFGAILEEAFNGTVSAFEPELGTEMMLARVHFIVTTTLGEIPDFRIEDIEARLIEAARSWIDKLKSALIETKGEEAGLRLFRRYAHAFPTDYRERFKAPLAVVDIDKIESVLASQDVGMHLYRTIEAADNEIRFKIYNARGAVALSDILPMLEDMGLRVLQEVPFLVEPHGADPVYLHDFGMMRADGAAIDLEALRDDFQDAFARIWSGSIEADGFNRLVLMGGLAWREIVILRAYCKYLRQTGIAFSQSYMEETLTHNPGLAQRIVRLFLTRFDVASQKDADARATSIRKEIEQGLDKVESLDEDRILRRFVNLVESTVRTNYFQRDKGGKPKPYFSVKLDSHRVDELPEPRPLVEIWVYSPRMEGIHLRGGRVARGGIRWSDRREDFRTEILGLMKTQMVKNTVIVPVGSKGGFVVKRPPADGGREALMAEVIECYRTLMRGMLDVTDNIKQGKIVPPVDVVRRDEDDPYLVVAADKGTATFSDIANAVSRDEYGFWLDDAFASGGSAGYDHKKMGITAKGAWEGVKRHFRELGRDIQSEDFTVVGIGDMSGDVFGNGMLLSKHIKLLGAFNHLHIFVDPDPDPAASLAERQRLFDLPRSSWTDYDGKLISKGGGVIDRKAKSIKVSPEVKDAFDIAKDNVTPAELIQAMLRARIDLLWFGGIGTFLKARAESNAEAGDRTNDALRVNAEDVRAKVIGEGANLGVTQRARVAYALAGGHINTDAIDNSAGVDTSDHEVNLKILLGDVVSRGDMTMKQRDQQLQAITDEVSTHVLDDNYQQTQALSVAEREGLALLDEQVLLIRRLERSGRLNRTIEALPSDEELLERAGSGKGLTRAELAVIMAYAKLDLYDRLLPTDLPDDPILVDDLVTYFPGPLHKPFRAPIERHSLRREIIATVATNSLVNRAGITFSSKMEEKTGMSVADVARAYTISRNAFNLGRLWSGIESLDNKVGAEVQMAMLIEIRHAIEQVSQWFLTHGRHPLDVTRNVADYGPGIDALWSVVDSILSPEDRAAFDKRAGGYTAQGVPPELARPVAGLDFLVSGCDIVRVAQASGHAAEDVGRIYFAIGARFGIDWLRSAAEHLAVQGHWQKLAIAAIVDDLYAHQSELVTRVLDSSHTAPAANGAVEAWVEARASAVERAQSVIADIKGAGQPDLAMLAVANRQLRSMMV; encoded by the coding sequence CGACGGCCTCACGAGCGTGCTTTCCGACGTGCGCGCGGCGGTCGAGGACTGGCGCGAGATGCGCGCGCGCATCGGCGACCTTCTCGCCCATCTCGACGGCGTCGAACTTCCCCTCCCACCGCCGGAAGTCGCGGAAGCCAAGGAATTCCTGCGATGGGTCGAGGACAACCACTTCACGTTCCTCGGCTACCGCGAGTACGACTTCGTCGGTGCCGGGGACGCGGCGAAGATGGAGGTAACGCCATCGACCGGCCTCGGCATCCTGCGCGACGACACCGAACTCGTCTATCGCGGCCGGCGCAACATGTCTGCGTTGCCGCCCGACGTGCAGGCGTTTTTGCGCCAGCCCATGCTGCTCACGGTCAACAAGTCCGACCGCCGCTCGACCGTGCATCGCTCGACTTATCTGGACGTGCTGACCATCAAGAAGTTCGGCGACAAAGATGAAGTCACGGGCGAGCGGATTTTCATCGGTCTCTTCACGTCGGCTGCCTACAACCGAATTCCGCGCGACATTCCGCTCTTGCGCCGGAAGGTGGCAAACGTGGTGTCACGCTGCGGCTTTGCACCCAACAGCCACGACGGCAAAGCACTTCTCCACATCCTCGAAACCTATCCGCGGGACGAACTGTTCCAGATTGAAGAAGGCGAACTCTTCGATATTTCGATGGACATCCTGCATCTGCAGGAGCGCCAACGCATCGCACTCTTCGTGCGCAAGGACCCGTTCGAGCGCTTTGTCTCCTGTCTCGTCTATGTGCCGCGCGATCGCTACAACACCGAACTGCGCGAGCGTTTCGGCGCCATTTTGGAGGAAGCATTCAACGGCACCGTCAGCGCCTTCGAGCCCGAGCTCGGGACCGAAATGATGCTGGCCCGCGTCCATTTCATCGTCACGACTACGCTGGGCGAAATCCCCGATTTCAGGATCGAGGACATCGAAGCCCGGTTGATCGAAGCCGCCCGCTCCTGGATCGACAAGCTCAAGTCCGCCTTGATCGAGACCAAGGGTGAAGAGGCCGGCTTGAGGCTCTTCCGTCGCTACGCCCATGCCTTCCCGACGGACTATCGCGAACGCTTCAAGGCTCCGCTTGCGGTCGTCGACATCGACAAGATCGAATCGGTGCTGGCGAGCCAGGATGTAGGGATGCATCTCTATCGCACGATCGAGGCGGCGGATAACGAAATCCGATTCAAGATCTACAATGCCCGCGGCGCCGTGGCACTTTCGGACATCCTGCCGATGCTAGAGGATATGGGCCTGCGCGTGCTGCAGGAAGTGCCCTTCCTCGTCGAGCCGCACGGTGCGGACCCGGTCTATCTGCACGATTTCGGCATGATGCGCGCCGATGGTGCCGCCATCGACCTCGAAGCGCTGCGCGACGACTTCCAGGACGCATTCGCGCGCATCTGGTCGGGTTCGATAGAGGCCGACGGTTTCAACCGGCTTGTGCTGATGGGTGGGCTCGCGTGGCGCGAGATCGTCATCCTGCGCGCCTATTGCAAGTATCTGCGTCAGACCGGGATCGCCTTCAGTCAGAGCTATATGGAGGAAACGCTCACCCACAATCCGGGCTTGGCGCAACGCATCGTCCGGCTCTTCCTGACGCGCTTCGATGTCGCGAGCCAGAAGGACGCCGACGCGCGCGCGACGTCCATCCGCAAGGAGATCGAGCAAGGCCTCGACAAGGTCGAAAGCCTTGACGAGGACCGCATCCTGCGGCGCTTCGTCAATCTCGTCGAATCGACCGTGCGGACGAATTATTTCCAACGCGACAAGGGCGGAAAGCCGAAACCGTATTTTTCCGTGAAGCTCGACAGCCACAGGGTCGACGAACTGCCGGAGCCGCGCCCGCTCGTCGAGATCTGGGTCTACAGCCCGCGGATGGAAGGCATCCATTTGCGCGGCGGCAGGGTCGCGCGCGGCGGTATTCGCTGGTCGGACCGGCGGGAGGACTTCCGCACCGAAATCCTCGGCCTCATGAAGACTCAAATGGTGAAGAACACCGTCATCGTGCCGGTGGGCTCGAAGGGCGGCTTCGTCGTGAAGCGCCCGCCGGCGGATGGCGGGCGCGAGGCGCTGATGGCCGAGGTGATCGAGTGCTACCGCACGCTGATGCGCGGCATGCTCGACGTGACCGACAACATCAAGCAGGGCAAGATCGTCCCGCCCGTGGATGTGGTTCGCCGCGACGAGGACGATCCCTATCTTGTGGTCGCGGCCGACAAGGGTACCGCGACGTTCTCGGATATCGCGAACGCCGTCAGCCGGGATGAATACGGCTTCTGGCTAGATGATGCCTTCGCCTCCGGCGGCTCGGCGGGCTACGACCACAAGAAGATGGGTATTACCGCGAAGGGGGCCTGGGAAGGGGTCAAGCGCCACTTCCGCGAGCTTGGCCGGGATATCCAGAGCGAGGATTTCACGGTCGTCGGCATCGGCGATATGTCGGGCGACGTGTTCGGCAACGGCATGCTGCTCTCCAAGCACATCAAGCTGCTCGGCGCCTTCAATCATCTCCACATTTTCGTGGACCCGGACCCCGATCCCGCCGCGAGTCTCGCCGAACGGCAGCGGCTCTTCGATCTGCCGCGGTCGAGCTGGACGGACTATGACGGGAAGCTGATCTCGAAAGGCGGCGGTGTCATCGATCGCAAGGCGAAATCGATCAAGGTCTCGCCGGAGGTAAAGGACGCCTTCGATATCGCGAAGGATAACGTAACCCCGGCCGAGCTTATCCAGGCGATGCTGCGGGCGCGAATCGATCTTTTATGGTTCGGCGGCATCGGAACCTTCCTCAAGGCGCGCGCCGAGAGCAACGCCGAGGCGGGCGACCGTACCAACGACGCGCTCCGCGTCAATGCCGAAGACGTTCGCGCGAAGGTGATCGGCGAAGGGGCCAATCTCGGCGTCACCCAACGCGCGCGCGTCGCCTACGCGCTCGCGGGCGGGCACATCAACACTGATGCGATCGACAATTCCGCCGGCGTGGACACGTCGGACCACGAAGTCAATCTCAAGATTCTTTTGGGCGACGTCGTTTCGCGCGGCGACATGACCATGAAGCAGCGAGACCAGCAGCTTCAGGCCATCACCGACGAGGTGAGCACCCATGTGCTCGACGACAACTATCAGCAGACCCAAGCACTCAGCGTCGCCGAGCGGGAGGGCTTGGCGCTGCTCGACGAGCAAGTCCTGCTGATCCGCCGGCTGGAGCGCAGCGGCCGGCTCAATCGCACGATCGAGGCACTGCCGAGCGACGAAGAACTGCTCGAGCGCGCGGGATCGGGCAAGGGCCTCACGCGAGCCGAGCTGGCAGTGATCATGGCCTACGCCAAGCTCGATCTTTACGACCGGCTCCTGCCGACCGACCTGCCGGACGATCCGATCCTGGTCGACGACCTCGTGACATACTTTCCGGGGCCCTTGCACAAGCCCTTCCGCGCGCCGATCGAACGGCACAGCCTGCGCCGTGAAATCATCGCAACCGTCGCGACGAACAGCCTCGTCAATCGCGCCGGCATTACGTTCTCGAGCAAGATGGAAGAAAAGACCGGCATGTCGGTCGCCGACGTGGCGCGGGCCTACACGATTTCGCGGAACGCCTTCAACCTCGGCCGGTTGTGGAGCGGCATCGAGTCGCTCGACAATAAAGTCGGTGCAGAGGTCCAAATGGCCATGCTGATCGAAATTCGCCATGCGATCGAGCAGGTCAGCCAGTGGTTTCTCACGCACGGACGCCACCCGCTCGACGTCACGCGCAATGTCGCCGATTACGGCCCCGGGATCGACGCCCTATGGTCGGTCGTCGACAGTATCCTCTCGCCCGAGGACCGTGCCGCATTCGACAAGCGCGCCGGCGGCTATACGGCGCAAGGTGTGCCCCCCGAATTGGCGCGACCGGTCGCTGGCCTCGACTTCCTGGTTTCGGGCTGCGACATCGTGCGCGTGGCGCAGGCGAGCGGGCACGCTGCTGAGGATGTCGGCCGCATCTATTTCGCGATCGGGGCGAGATTCGGCATCGACTGGCTGCGCAGTGCCGCCGAACATCTCGCGGTCCAAGGGCATTGGCAGAAGCTTGCGATCGCCGCGATTGTCGACGATCTCTACGCGCACCAGAGCGAGCTCGTGACGCGCGTACTCGATTCCTCGCACACGGCCCCCGCCGCCAACGGTGCGGTTGAGGCGTGGGTGGAGGCGCGGGCCTCCGCGGTCGAACGAGCGCAAAGCGTGATTGCCGACATAAAAGGTGCGGGCCAGCCGGACCTTGCCATGCTCGCGGTCGCCAACCGCCAGCTACGCAGCATGATGGTCTAG
- a CDS encoding MFS transporter encodes MQSPSGTLEDRREPGRNAAAIAAWCVYDFGIAAWPVVIATFVWGVYFSTGIAHSSEEGAARWGATLSIAGFVVAVLGPMLGAIADRAGRRKPWIGVFATVCVVATASLWFSRPTPESAARTLLLVVLGSVSYEFGVVFYNASLRDVAPPSILGRVSGWGWGLGYVGGLGCLAVALVTLIKPTPALFGLDKVAAEPVRATAILVAFWIAAFVTPFFLLAPDRKSGGMSVTQAVSAGLRGLYDNLKDLPRRPTILRFLIARMIYADGLNTLFIFGGIYAAAAMGFALDEVLLFGIAINATAGLGAALFAWIDDWIGSKPTIVMSLACLIALGGAILFIHSKPWFWSVALALGVFVGPAQAASRTLMAHLVPRGLEAEMFGLYALTGKITAFTGPAIYGLAVEHFASQRAGMASVIVYLVAGLALLLTVRVGGAARVSA; translated from the coding sequence GTGCAGAGCCCTTCCGGCACGCTGGAGGATCGACGGGAGCCCGGACGCAACGCCGCGGCCATCGCCGCCTGGTGCGTTTACGATTTCGGGATCGCGGCCTGGCCGGTCGTGATCGCCACGTTCGTGTGGGGTGTCTATTTTTCGACCGGCATTGCGCACTCTTCGGAAGAAGGTGCCGCCCGCTGGGGCGCGACGCTCTCGATAGCGGGCTTCGTCGTGGCCGTCCTTGGCCCCATGCTCGGTGCGATCGCCGACCGCGCCGGCCGCCGCAAGCCTTGGATCGGCGTATTCGCGACCGTGTGCGTTGTGGCGACCGCGTCCTTGTGGTTTTCCCGCCCCACACCGGAATCGGCCGCGCGCACGCTTCTCCTCGTGGTGCTTGGCAGCGTCAGTTACGAGTTCGGCGTCGTCTTCTACAACGCCAGTCTGCGCGACGTAGCACCGCCGTCGATCCTCGGACGCGTCTCCGGCTGGGGTTGGGGATTGGGCTATGTTGGCGGGCTTGGCTGTCTCGCGGTCGCCCTCGTGACGCTCATCAAGCCGACACCGGCACTCTTCGGGCTCGACAAGGTGGCGGCGGAGCCGGTGCGCGCCACCGCCATTCTCGTGGCTTTTTGGATCGCCGCATTCGTAACGCCTTTCTTCCTCCTGGCGCCCGATCGCAAATCGGGCGGTATGAGTGTCACGCAGGCCGTATCGGCCGGTCTTCGCGGTCTTTACGACAACCTCAAGGATCTGCCTCGGCGGCCGACCATCCTTCGCTTCCTGATTGCACGGATGATCTACGCGGACGGGCTCAACACGCTTTTCATCTTCGGCGGCATTTACGCAGCCGCAGCGATGGGGTTCGCTCTCGACGAGGTGTTGCTGTTCGGGATCGCGATCAACGCGACCGCGGGCCTGGGGGCAGCGCTCTTTGCGTGGATCGACGACTGGATCGGCTCGAAACCCACGATCGTCATGTCGCTCGCGTGCCTGATCGCGCTCGGCGGCGCGATTCTCTTCATCCATAGCAAGCCATGGTTCTGGTCGGTCGCACTTGCCCTTGGCGTTTTCGTGGGGCCGGCGCAGGCCGCGAGCCGAACACTCATGGCGCACCTCGTTCCGCGCGGCTTGGAAGCCGAAATGTTCGGTCTCTATGCTCTCACGGGGAAGATCACGGCCTTCACGGGTCCCGCCATCTACGGTCTCGCGGTCGAGCATTTCGCGAGCCAGCGGGCCGGCATGGCCAGTGTGATCGTCTACCTCGTCGCCGGGCTCGCGTTGCTCCTGACGGTTCGCGTCGGGGGAGCTGCGCGGGTCAGTGCCTGA
- the purH gene encoding bifunctional phosphoribosylaminoimidazolecarboxamide formyltransferase/IMP cyclohydrolase — MNDGLVTIRRALVSVSDKTGLVAFGRFLAECGVEILSTGGTAKALADSGIAVKDVATHTGFPEAMDGRVKTLHPKIHGGILARRDLASHRQAMADHGIVAIDLVVVNLYPFETTVEQGASFETAIENIDIGGPALIRAAAKNHDFAAVVVDPSDYGVAMAEMRAQKGATTLALRKRLAAKAFARTGAYDAAIAGWFANQLGETFPECMVATGTRRQLLRYGENPHQEAAFYVGGRSRPGIATARQLQGKELSYNNLNDADAAFELVAEFDEKAVAIIKHANPCGVAVGATMVEAYRKARACDPVSAFGGVIALNRALDLATAEEIGALFAEVVIAPAAEPEAVEALSGKKNLRLLVTDSLPDPGEPGVMLRSLAGGYLLQTRDNGRVGRADLKVVTARAPSETELADMLFAARVAKHVKSNAIVYAKNGATVGIGAGQMSRVDSSRIAAWKAEEAAAAAKETSRRTEGSVVASDAFFPFADGLLAAVAAGATAVIQPGGSLRDDEVVAAANDAGIAMVFTGMRHFRH, encoded by the coding sequence ATGAATGACGGGCTAGTAACGATCCGCCGCGCGCTTGTTTCGGTCTCGGACAAGACCGGGCTCGTTGCGTTTGGCCGTTTTCTGGCGGAGTGCGGTGTTGAAATCCTTTCGACCGGCGGCACGGCCAAGGCACTCGCGGATTCGGGCATCGCGGTCAAGGACGTCGCGACCCATACGGGTTTTCCGGAGGCCATGGATGGCCGGGTGAAGACGCTTCACCCCAAAATCCACGGCGGGATCCTCGCGCGGCGCGACCTTGCGTCCCATCGTCAGGCCATGGCCGATCATGGCATCGTGGCCATCGATCTCGTCGTCGTCAATCTCTACCCTTTCGAGACGACCGTCGAGCAGGGCGCTTCCTTCGAGACCGCAATCGAGAATATCGACATCGGCGGTCCAGCGCTCATCCGTGCTGCCGCGAAGAACCATGACTTCGCGGCTGTGGTCGTGGATCCCTCCGACTACGGGGTCGCAATGGCGGAAATGCGCGCGCAAAAGGGGGCGACGACATTGGCGCTGCGCAAGCGCCTTGCCGCCAAGGCCTTTGCGCGCACGGGCGCATACGATGCGGCGATCGCCGGTTGGTTCGCGAACCAGCTCGGCGAGACTTTTCCCGAGTGCATGGTCGCGACGGGGACGCGCAGACAGCTTCTGCGCTATGGCGAGAACCCTCATCAGGAAGCGGCATTCTATGTCGGCGGCAGGTCGCGGCCCGGCATCGCCACGGCGCGGCAGCTCCAGGGAAAGGAGCTGAGCTACAACAATCTGAATGACGCGGACGCGGCCTTCGAGCTCGTCGCGGAGTTCGATGAGAAGGCGGTCGCCATCATCAAGCACGCCAACCCTTGCGGCGTCGCCGTCGGTGCAACGATGGTCGAGGCCTACCGCAAGGCGCGCGCATGCGACCCGGTGAGTGCCTTCGGCGGGGTGATCGCGCTCAATCGCGCGCTCGATCTTGCCACCGCCGAAGAGATCGGCGCACTCTTCGCCGAGGTCGTCATCGCGCCGGCTGCGGAGCCGGAGGCGGTCGAAGCTCTCTCCGGCAAAAAGAATCTGCGCCTCCTTGTCACGGATTCGCTGCCCGATCCCGGAGAACCGGGTGTGATGCTTCGCTCCCTCGCGGGCGGCTACCTCCTGCAGACGCGCGACAATGGCAGGGTAGGGCGAGCGGACCTCAAGGTCGTGACCGCACGAGCCCCGAGCGAAACCGAGCTGGCCGATATGCTGTTCGCGGCCCGTGTCGCCAAGCACGTCAAGTCGAACGCCATCGTCTACGCGAAAAATGGTGCTACCGTCGGCATCGGTGCGGGTCAGATGAGCCGTGTGGATTCCTCGCGTATCGCAGCGTGGAAAGCCGAGGAAGCCGCCGCCGCCGCCAAGGAAACGTCCCGCCGCACCGAGGGGTCGGTCGTCGCATCGGACGCCTTCTTCCCCTTCGCCGACGGTCTCCTCGCCGCCGTCGCGGCGGGTGCCACGGCGGTGATTCAACCGGGCGGTTCGTTGCGCGATGACGAGGTGGTCGCGGCGGCCAACGATGCGGGTATCGCCATGGTCTTCACCGGCATGCGGCACTTCAGGCACTGA